From Sporocytophaga myxococcoides, one genomic window encodes:
- a CDS encoding CsbD family protein: protein MDNLKLKGSWNEMKGKLKQEFADLTDNDLLYEEGKEDELIGRLQKKTGKTKDEVRALVFESEYRE from the coding sequence ATGGATAACCTGAAATTAAAAGGTAGTTGGAATGAAATGAAAGGCAAATTGAAGCAAGAGTTTGCCGATTTAACTGATAATGATCTTCTTTACGAAGAAGGTAAAGAAGATGAACTTATCGGCCGACTACAAAAGAAAACAGGCAAAACAAAAGATGAAGTTCGTGCCCTCGTTTTTGAATCTGAGTACCGTGAATAA
- a CDS encoding DUF1501 domain-containing protein produces the protein MKRRDFINKLPALGAIPFALDGIFFKSMSMASPLQRLAAECPNDRVLIILQMHGGNDGLNMLIPAGDYDNYQNVRPNIAIPENGNRKFILLDSSLSTERSVGLHPDMVGVKDLYDQGMVSFVQGVSYEHHNGSHFRSRDIMFMGGGSNDYISSGWVGRYLKDHYAPSVYPDNFPNNNMKDPLALEFGSEVSLIFHQGDNISTGIAIDNPQQFFDLVDELPGFDDVEGVDPRGFPPTSLNNSPYGKEMKWLLDLEQKTDQYDDRLLAVYNEGKKFDPNVTYPTTYPLSAPGGRIKNPLAGYFKIIANLISGGCKTKVFLVKIGGFDTHAQQVEANDHTTGNHAALMYHISATMRAFQEDLKLRSIDHRVLTVTTSEFGRRVYSNGSYGTDHGSGAPVMLFGKGVIPGVVGNNPDLSKDNVEMQVDYRQIYSSILKEWLCVDPAKVDAEFGTIWGDYPGKGTVLPIVNPDVTAVKDFLDKRIRTSSCYPNPASFATTISFNITIDTNVEINILNANGSVVKNVFNERRGYGEHREMVDLRDIPSGVYYYEIKAGSVKDVKKLVILK, from the coding sequence ATGAAAAGAAGAGACTTTATTAATAAACTACCAGCTCTTGGCGCGATTCCCTTTGCACTGGATGGTATATTTTTTAAATCTATGTCTATGGCATCTCCATTGCAAAGACTTGCAGCAGAATGCCCTAACGACAGGGTATTGATCATTCTTCAGATGCATGGAGGCAACGATGGTTTAAATATGCTTATTCCTGCAGGTGATTATGATAATTATCAGAATGTGCGTCCTAATATAGCGATACCTGAAAATGGAAATCGAAAATTTATATTGCTGGATAGCTCCCTGTCCACTGAGCGATCTGTCGGTTTGCATCCAGATATGGTAGGAGTGAAAGACCTGTATGATCAGGGAATGGTGAGTTTTGTGCAGGGAGTATCTTATGAACATCATAATGGTTCTCATTTCAGAAGCAGAGATATTATGTTTATGGGTGGTGGATCAAATGACTATATTAGTTCAGGATGGGTAGGGCGGTATTTAAAAGACCATTACGCTCCTAGTGTTTATCCGGATAATTTTCCTAATAACAATATGAAGGATCCTCTGGCATTGGAATTTGGTAGTGAAGTATCACTTATATTTCATCAGGGTGATAATATATCTACTGGTATAGCTATAGATAATCCTCAGCAGTTTTTTGATCTTGTGGATGAGCTCCCTGGCTTTGATGATGTGGAAGGGGTAGACCCGAGAGGATTCCCCCCAACCAGTCTGAATAATTCCCCTTATGGAAAGGAAATGAAATGGCTGCTGGATCTGGAGCAGAAGACAGATCAATATGATGACAGACTTCTGGCTGTGTATAATGAAGGTAAAAAGTTTGATCCGAATGTTACCTATCCTACGACTTATCCTCTGAGTGCACCGGGAGGCAGAATTAAGAACCCTCTTGCCGGGTACTTTAAAATTATTGCGAACCTTATTAGCGGTGGCTGCAAAACCAAAGTGTTCCTGGTAAAAATCGGAGGTTTTGATACCCATGCGCAACAGGTGGAGGCCAATGATCATACTACCGGTAACCATGCTGCTTTGATGTACCACATTTCTGCGACCATGAGAGCTTTTCAGGAAGATCTTAAGCTTCGTAGTATCGACCACCGTGTTTTGACAGTAACTACTTCTGAATTCGGAAGAAGGGTGTATTCAAACGGAAGTTATGGAACTGATCATGGATCCGGAGCCCCTGTCATGCTGTTTGGAAAAGGTGTTATACCAGGTGTTGTTGGTAATAATCCCGATCTTTCTAAAGATAATGTGGAAATGCAGGTGGATTACAGACAAATCTATTCCTCTATTCTGAAAGAATGGCTCTGTGTGGATCCTGCGAAAGTAGATGCGGAATTCGGAACCATATGGGGAGATTATCCTGGAAAAGGTACCGTGCTTCCAATTGTAAATCCCGATGTTACTGCTGTTAAAGACTTCCTGGATAAGAGAATCAGAACCAGCAGTTGTTATCCTAATCCTGCAAGTTTTGCCACCACTATTTCATTCAATATTACTATTGATACAAATGTTGAAATTAATATTCTGAATGCAAATGGCAGTGTAGTTAAAAATGTATTTAACGAAAGACGTGGATATGGTGAGCACAGAGAGATGGTGGATCTTCGTGATATCCCTTCGGGTGTTTACTATTATGAGATCAAGGCGGGTTCGGTAAAAGATGTTAAGAAACTTGTAATCCTAAAGTAA
- a CDS encoding DMT family transporter gives MNWIILLLVFIAGAATSIQAGVNGTLGKKVGALEAAFISFLVGTIFLSILLAFLRKGNIMSALETPRWQLTGGLLGAVYILIMVTAVPRIGIAAALVTLIAGQLITGTLIDHFGFIGDKQIPIDWKRVTAIILLGCSIYLFHKK, from the coding sequence ATGAACTGGATTATACTTTTACTTGTATTTATTGCCGGAGCTGCAACCTCTATTCAGGCTGGGGTGAACGGTACACTGGGGAAAAAGGTTGGCGCTCTGGAGGCAGCATTTATATCATTTCTGGTAGGCACCATTTTCCTTTCCATTTTATTGGCCTTTTTGAGAAAGGGTAACATCATGTCTGCTCTTGAAACACCAAGATGGCAGCTTACAGGTGGCCTGCTCGGAGCTGTTTATATCCTTATCATGGTTACGGCTGTTCCGAGAATAGGTATTGCTGCTGCACTCGTTACACTGATCGCAGGTCAGCTGATCACCGGCACTTTAATAGACCACTTTGGATTTATAGGTGATAAACAAATTCCAATTGACTGGAAACGAGTAACTGCTATTATTTTGTTAGGATGTTCTATTTATCTTTTTCATAAAAAGTAA
- a CDS encoding tetratricopeptide repeat protein — MSTNSKNQKKSGKIFLWTILSIVGFVIVGISVYYYFNIKYSKVAYERALLAMNTKDYYNATDYCHLSLYYDNTNENAFLLLAKINQDLGFYDEMLKYTNLALKHTDDPDASYFYLLGRAHYALHNTTEAVENFEKSKTMSPYIDSSDIFLGRIKFAQREYAASLENYNSFLKKDRSVNAYTERGHCYYSLKNYQNALKDFDKATTLKPSLGEIYYYKALCNFALGNTSTACMECGNAINKGFEAANELAEKNCLMAQ, encoded by the coding sequence ATGTCTACTAACAGTAAAAATCAAAAAAAATCGGGCAAAATCTTCCTTTGGACAATTCTATCAATAGTAGGATTTGTAATAGTAGGTATTTCTGTTTACTATTATTTCAATATCAAATATTCTAAAGTTGCATATGAAAGAGCCTTATTGGCCATGAATACTAAGGATTATTATAATGCGACAGACTATTGTCATCTAAGTCTTTACTATGATAACACAAATGAAAATGCCTTTCTCCTTCTTGCAAAAATAAACCAGGATTTAGGCTTTTATGATGAAATGCTTAAATACACAAACTTAGCCCTAAAGCATACAGATGACCCGGATGCGAGCTATTTTTATTTATTAGGAAGAGCTCATTATGCTTTACATAATACAACAGAAGCAGTTGAAAATTTTGAAAAATCAAAAACAATGTCTCCATATATAGATAGCTCAGATATATTTTTAGGAAGAATAAAATTTGCACAAAGAGAGTATGCTGCTTCATTAGAAAATTATAATTCATTTCTAAAAAAAGACAGATCAGTTAATGCATATACCGAACGCGGACATTGCTACTATTCATTAAAAAATTATCAAAACGCACTTAAAGACTTTGACAAAGCTACAACTCTTAAACCTTCATTAGGGGAAATATATTATTATAAAGCTTTATGCAACTTTGCCTTGGGAAATACTTCAACTGCATGTATGGAATGTGGAAACGCAATTAACAAAGGATTTGAAGCAGCAAATGAATTGGCTGAAAAAAATTGTTTAATGGCTCAGTAG
- a CDS encoding DUF1800 domain-containing protein → MPLAPFTGVLGKKNAAHLLRRATFGGTKADIDAMSGLTASQATQQLFVSTADPLPPLDPATGKTWVDTLPVSGDSEEGDLQSFFIKWWLGMLAGTGIEPSQKLAFVTREKIVFLLHTHFTTIQETVNNSRALYFQNALFRKFAFDNEPDPLWNFKMLTKKVSLDNAMMVLLDGRLNVKGRPNENYAREFLELYTIGKGLPGYVPPSTIPGDYIYFTEQDVQAAARVLSGYDTDFTFLTIDEDTELPRVKIKGTGTVANQHDNDPKVFSERFGNTVITPDTTLLFGDKATEASMLDELDQLVEMVYAQQETVRNICRRIYRFYVYHEITQAIDNSIIADMANTFVANNFKLQPVIMELLQSQHFYDSATASVDDNNFGALIKSPLDLVLNTLSFFEYNLPDPQTEAEKFYEVTGKILESMKDQGMYFLNPYDVAGYDAYFQYPLYNRNWISANTLTQRYKFIYDNISIDKMEEIKIDIFPFIQQRFASVALNPDDLINELASYLLPMSQAGTEITVERLNYFKSQFFVIGKGLPQGPEAFWEFSWNNADTIPESKDDARGMLQYLLNAMLQSPEYQLF, encoded by the coding sequence ATGCCTTTAGCACCTTTTACAGGAGTATTGGGAAAGAAAAATGCTGCCCATTTGTTAAGACGAGCAACGTTTGGCGGTACCAAAGCAGATATTGATGCAATGTCTGGACTTACAGCATCTCAGGCAACACAACAATTGTTTGTTTCAACTGCTGATCCTTTACCTCCTTTAGATCCTGCCACAGGAAAAACCTGGGTAGATACATTGCCAGTCTCCGGAGACAGTGAGGAGGGTGATCTGCAAAGTTTTTTTATAAAATGGTGGCTGGGGATGCTCGCAGGTACAGGAATTGAACCTTCACAGAAACTTGCATTTGTGACCAGAGAAAAAATAGTTTTTCTGCTTCACACCCATTTTACCACCATTCAGGAAACTGTAAATAATAGCAGGGCGCTCTATTTTCAGAATGCATTGTTCAGAAAGTTTGCCTTCGACAATGAGCCGGATCCACTATGGAATTTTAAAATGCTTACCAAGAAAGTCTCCCTTGATAATGCCATGATGGTATTGTTGGATGGCAGACTCAATGTGAAAGGCAGGCCGAATGAAAACTATGCCAGAGAGTTTCTGGAATTGTATACAATAGGTAAAGGTCTTCCAGGTTATGTCCCGCCTTCAACTATTCCCGGTGATTATATTTATTTTACAGAACAGGATGTACAAGCTGCAGCCCGTGTGCTTTCAGGCTACGATACAGACTTTACTTTTCTTACCATAGATGAAGACACCGAATTGCCAAGGGTAAAAATAAAAGGTACAGGCACCGTGGCCAATCAGCATGATAATGATCCTAAGGTATTCAGCGAGCGTTTTGGAAATACTGTTATTACTCCGGATACTACCTTACTTTTTGGAGATAAGGCAACAGAAGCAAGTATGCTGGACGAGCTGGATCAACTTGTGGAAATGGTTTATGCACAACAGGAAACTGTGAGAAATATTTGCAGGAGGATATACAGGTTTTATGTATATCATGAAATCACACAAGCTATAGATAACAGTATTATTGCCGATATGGCAAATACTTTTGTTGCCAATAATTTTAAACTGCAACCGGTAATCATGGAACTACTGCAAAGTCAGCATTTCTATGATTCTGCAACAGCTTCAGTAGATGATAATAATTTCGGAGCTTTGATCAAATCTCCACTTGACCTGGTATTAAATACACTAAGCTTCTTTGAATACAATTTGCCGGATCCTCAGACGGAAGCCGAAAAGTTTTATGAGGTTACAGGTAAGATTCTGGAGTCTATGAAAGATCAGGGAATGTATTTCCTGAATCCTTATGATGTTGCGGGCTACGATGCTTATTTTCAATATCCTTTATACAACAGAAACTGGATCTCTGCCAATACACTTACACAGCGCTATAAGTTTATTTACGATAACATAAGTATTGATAAAATGGAAGAAATTAAAATAGATATTTTTCCATTTATTCAGCAAAGATTTGCCAGTGTAGCATTAAATCCTGATGACCTGATTAATGAACTGGCATCTTACCTTTTACCAATGTCACAGGCAGGAACAGAGATTACAGTAGAGCGTCTTAATTATTTTAAATCACAGTTCTTCGTAATAGGAAAAGGCTTGCCACAAGGACCTGAAGCATTCTGGGAATTCAGCTGGAACAATGCTGATACCATACCCGAAAGCAAAGATGATGCAAGAGGTATGTTGCAATACCTTTTAAATGCCATGTTACAGTCGCCAGAATATCAGTTATTTTAA
- a CDS encoding outer membrane beta-barrel protein, with product MNRILLYYIFAVFIMTLFPGTDANAQGNKRRTPTSRRNAEFLEKQWWIGVRGGLSYSKVKPGDRYSVFSSTEGEPNSLDKKYNGFKGAGALAGLELTFTYKTVSLSFQPNYRRQRFSYSNRYEWKDTSGVVTFDLNYKQDHQLDYIELPLLIKYDILKNAIKPYVQAGFYYGILSTANKKVEINGTDKASGGTEFKQPDIMVGAKDLFIRSSIGFMAGAGVSYDVGNIKVLLDVNYRLGTNNITNRKNRYTNNALSGAGDALDDLKLRNISINLGCLLPMRYVNANNFRSR from the coding sequence ATGAATCGTATTTTACTGTATTATATTTTTGCTGTTTTTATTATGACTCTTTTTCCAGGTACTGATGCAAATGCTCAGGGAAACAAGAGAAGAACGCCGACTTCCAGAAGGAATGCTGAATTCCTTGAGAAGCAATGGTGGATAGGAGTAAGAGGAGGTCTTAGTTATTCTAAAGTAAAGCCTGGTGACCGGTATTCCGTATTCAGTTCTACCGAAGGGGAACCAAATAGTCTTGATAAAAAGTATAATGGTTTTAAGGGGGCAGGTGCACTGGCAGGACTTGAACTTACCTTTACCTATAAGACCGTTTCGCTGAGCTTTCAGCCAAATTATAGAAGACAGAGATTTAGCTACAGCAACAGATATGAATGGAAAGATACTTCTGGTGTGGTAACTTTTGATTTGAATTATAAACAGGACCATCAGCTGGATTATATTGAATTGCCGCTTTTAATCAAATATGACATACTTAAGAATGCCATTAAGCCTTATGTGCAGGCAGGTTTTTACTATGGTATATTGAGCACCGCAAATAAAAAAGTTGAAATCAACGGTACTGATAAGGCTTCCGGAGGAACTGAATTTAAACAGCCTGATATCATGGTTGGTGCAAAGGATTTGTTTATCCGATCTTCTATTGGATTTATGGCAGGTGCAGGAGTAAGCTATGATGTAGGAAATATTAAGGTCTTGCTGGATGTCAATTACCGCTTGGGAACAAATAATATTACAAACAGAAAGAATAGATATACCAATAACGCTCTTAGCGGAGCGGGCGATGCGCTGGATGATCTGAAGCTCAGAAATATCAGCATTAATCTGGGGTGTCTGCTTCCAATGAGGTATGTCAATGCAAATAATTTCAGATCAAGATAA
- a CDS encoding PrsW family glutamic-type intramembrane protease — translation MIRFYIILLSIGILFFSIINLTLKKPKVWEEQNVDLSYSPLTAHAPNIDTLDIDLHYKFINQHFNKPYVIETPIGYTYREDQSIKAYYESYIQYYDSVVTDIGNWGLGIINSRLNQYAIANEYFNKVHNKSLKYYNSERGLALLKLGYGNEAANSFKKEIDLGEKDEVVFKNLSKAYYQSRNFSDLNKLIYQSKLSIKWDDKIINDLNFMTGNYSDYLLKRFSITISLPSLIASVLIGIVWLIFLFLIIRIKLNHILIALLTCLISMVTSFLCFILYDFYRLKLGFTLTGGIVNDFLYCFLGIGLIEEIVKIIPFLFIYAFLSQKTKPIHLFIYAGASAIGFATVENLLYFKTDQLNIIHSRGLMVVISHVFDTSIIVYLIFLSNIKGNKNFILNLSLGILLAALSHGIYDFWLFNKYAYNLYLYTFIFMLTSMFIWIYFINNALNLSVKINDSYKVNNLRLKQYLIAGLFSIVLIEYILNGIINGADKANDVLYYGLVTNIFFMAFLSIRLTNINLLPGYLASFDFNIFTSRMHENSLLGKEFVLIAAKESFHPEAFPITGKLVSKVSISDDTDYFLFISDSSADSTNSISNFVLKSKSLLRFQSKKQKADVSIFIPISELQYINSIDDFKLLDKALITLK, via the coding sequence ATGATAAGATTTTACATTATCCTCCTGAGTATTGGGATATTATTTTTTTCTATAATCAACCTCACCCTAAAAAAGCCCAAAGTCTGGGAAGAGCAAAATGTTGATCTTTCATATTCACCTTTAACAGCTCATGCCCCCAATATTGATACCCTTGATATTGATCTGCATTATAAATTTATAAATCAGCATTTCAATAAACCATATGTTATTGAAACCCCAATCGGATATACATACAGGGAAGATCAATCTATTAAAGCTTACTATGAGTCTTATATACAATATTATGATTCAGTAGTTACGGATATAGGCAACTGGGGATTAGGGATTATTAATTCCAGGCTTAATCAATATGCAATTGCCAATGAATATTTCAATAAAGTTCACAACAAGTCTTTAAAATATTACAACAGCGAAAGAGGATTGGCACTTTTAAAACTCGGATATGGTAATGAGGCTGCAAATTCTTTTAAAAAGGAAATTGATCTTGGAGAGAAAGATGAAGTGGTTTTTAAAAACCTTTCTAAAGCATATTACCAGAGTCGCAATTTTTCAGATCTTAATAAACTCATCTACCAAAGTAAACTTTCTATAAAATGGGATGATAAAATTATTAATGATTTGAATTTCATGACAGGGAATTACTCTGACTACTTATTAAAAAGGTTCAGCATCACAATATCTCTTCCTTCACTAATCGCCTCTGTTTTAATTGGGATCGTCTGGTTGATTTTTCTATTCCTTATAATCAGGATAAAGCTAAATCACATACTGATAGCCTTACTCACCTGTTTAATAAGTATGGTTACCTCTTTTTTGTGCTTTATTCTGTATGACTTTTATAGATTAAAGCTTGGATTTACATTAACAGGTGGAATCGTAAATGATTTTCTTTACTGCTTTTTAGGTATAGGTTTAATTGAAGAAATTGTAAAGATTATCCCTTTCCTTTTTATATATGCATTTCTTTCGCAGAAAACAAAACCAATCCACTTATTCATTTATGCAGGGGCATCGGCAATAGGTTTTGCAACTGTAGAAAACCTGCTTTACTTTAAAACTGATCAACTAAACATTATTCATTCAAGAGGATTGATGGTCGTGATATCACATGTATTCGATACATCTATTATTGTTTATCTGATCTTTTTATCGAATATAAAAGGAAACAAAAATTTTATTCTCAACTTATCATTGGGAATTCTACTGGCTGCCTTGTCTCATGGCATTTATGACTTCTGGCTCTTTAATAAGTATGCTTACAATCTTTATCTATATACATTCATCTTTATGTTAACCTCTATGTTTATATGGATATATTTCATTAATAATGCACTCAATCTTTCTGTAAAAATTAATGATTCATACAAGGTTAATAACCTCAGATTAAAACAATACCTTATTGCAGGACTTTTTTCGATAGTTCTGATTGAATATATTTTAAACGGGATTATCAACGGGGCTGACAAGGCAAATGATGTTTTGTATTATGGTCTTGTAACAAACATTTTTTTCATGGCATTCCTTTCTATTAGATTAACTAATATAAACCTCCTTCCAGGCTATTTAGCCTCATTCGACTTCAATATATTCACATCCAGGATGCATGAAAATTCACTGCTGGGAAAAGAATTTGTTTTAATTGCAGCCAAAGAGTCTTTCCATCCTGAAGCTTTTCCTATAACAGGAAAATTAGTCTCAAAAGTCTCCATATCTGATGACACTGATTATTTCTTGTTTATTTCCGACTCGTCAGCAGATTCAACTAATAGTATCTCAAATTTTGTTTTGAAAAGTAAGAGTCTTCTGAGATTTCAATCAAAAAAGCAAAAAGCAGATGTATCCATTTTTATCCCTATATCCGAACTACAATATATAAATAGTATAGATGATTTTAAATTGCTTGACAAAGCACTAATAACTCTTAAATAA